One part of the Paraburkholderia flagellata genome encodes these proteins:
- a CDS encoding condensation domain-containing protein: MNGIALNIAPVQEVEAGHALFPATACQVRYWHEQKASPKASALNIAFRLQLSGPLTAASIEQVLGELVARHEILRTGFLMTGAGLRQQVWSRAPFRLEVVDLSGLDDKAALEAAQRVGLEQARTPFELSCASFFRAVWLPRSSTQGELQLTFHSLVMDGWSFAILVRELVEGLSALGAGHDPDYPDVDLHHGDYALWKGEFLASGAIDRARVHWRQELKGFSRFDVAGDRPRPPERRFQGVIRSILLPDALSERLIAAAKAQGVTLFSVAAAGLAMSLQKATGQAKVAMGTQMSVRDQQELEGVVGPLINTVILRLDVTQGSTLADITAQCGAKLSDAIEHLHLPFEEMMEMAGDVSDMNRPPLCSVNFALQQSFVGMGDEVRREDFAATTSPSFNAGALYDLNFFMVRRPEGWRISCEGDTDLYDIQTIDQHLAKWREVLETAEVTPQRPLAPAAGNDTAQVAGGVGVSGFLSRAELETKAHNIVRFNEDGTQTPVIVLNNIAVLYELAKQVGDERPIVDVPMVPKTPQPNFPLRAFEDIAADAVRLIRLIQPKGPYILMGYCVLGAMALEAAHQLRREGETVELVVLTDSWCPGYRETMSWRDRLLRKFQVRMDDIPRDFRLARRGEMSMIAFLQQFRTVRLLRLTQLAVKFGLLKNDSANNMIDDNLWYGRNIGYLREQQVRYRPKPYDGNVQIFRSGQVLKGRLFAHDMGWGEVVTGKLVVTEVPGMHNQMFRAAGAAVMGKQLLERFAETVRGEQESALEGP; encoded by the coding sequence ATGAACGGGATAGCCTTGAATATCGCACCGGTGCAGGAGGTCGAGGCGGGCCACGCCCTGTTCCCGGCGACCGCCTGCCAGGTACGCTACTGGCACGAGCAGAAGGCGTCGCCGAAGGCCTCCGCGCTCAACATCGCCTTCCGGCTGCAATTGTCGGGGCCGCTCACCGCCGCGAGCATCGAACAGGTGCTCGGCGAACTGGTCGCGCGGCACGAGATATTGCGCACCGGCTTCCTGATGACGGGCGCGGGGCTGCGCCAGCAGGTCTGGAGCCGCGCCCCCTTCCGGCTCGAGGTGGTGGATCTCAGTGGCCTGGACGACAAGGCCGCTCTCGAAGCGGCCCAGCGGGTGGGACTGGAGCAGGCGCGCACGCCTTTCGAGTTGTCGTGCGCGTCGTTCTTCCGGGCCGTGTGGTTGCCAAGGTCGAGCACGCAAGGCGAGTTGCAGCTGACCTTCCATTCGCTCGTGATGGACGGCTGGTCCTTCGCGATCCTCGTGCGCGAACTCGTGGAAGGACTCTCGGCGTTGGGCGCGGGCCATGATCCCGATTACCCCGACGTCGACCTTCACCACGGCGACTACGCGCTGTGGAAGGGAGAGTTCCTGGCCAGCGGTGCGATCGATCGCGCTCGCGTCCATTGGCGCCAGGAACTTAAGGGCTTCAGCCGTTTCGATGTTGCGGGCGATCGCCCCCGGCCGCCGGAGCGGCGCTTCCAGGGTGTCATTCGCTCGATTCTGTTGCCGGACGCTCTGAGCGAACGCCTGATCGCGGCCGCCAAGGCGCAAGGCGTGACACTCTTCAGCGTTGCCGCCGCGGGTCTCGCAATGTCGCTGCAAAAGGCAACCGGCCAGGCCAAAGTCGCGATGGGCACGCAGATGTCGGTGCGCGATCAGCAGGAACTCGAAGGCGTAGTCGGGCCGCTCATCAACACGGTGATCCTGCGTCTCGACGTGACCCAAGGCAGCACGCTTGCCGATATCACAGCGCAGTGCGGCGCCAAGCTCAGCGACGCCATCGAGCACCTTCACCTGCCGTTCGAAGAGATGATGGAAATGGCGGGCGACGTGTCCGATATGAATCGGCCGCCGCTATGCTCGGTCAACTTCGCCCTGCAGCAAAGCTTCGTCGGCATGGGCGACGAAGTTCGCCGCGAGGATTTCGCCGCGACGACTTCGCCCTCTTTCAACGCGGGCGCGCTCTACGACCTCAACTTCTTCATGGTGCGACGCCCGGAAGGCTGGCGCATCTCCTGTGAGGGCGACACCGATCTCTACGACATCCAGACGATCGACCAGCATCTGGCCAAATGGCGCGAGGTGCTGGAAACCGCCGAAGTCACGCCGCAGCGGCCGCTCGCGCCCGCAGCCGGGAACGACACGGCGCAAGTCGCGGGCGGCGTGGGCGTCAGCGGGTTCCTCAGCCGGGCCGAGCTGGAGACCAAAGCGCACAATATCGTGCGATTCAACGAGGATGGAACGCAAACGCCCGTCATCGTGCTCAACAACATCGCGGTCCTCTATGAGCTGGCCAAACAGGTCGGCGACGAACGACCCATCGTCGATGTTCCCATGGTGCCGAAGACGCCTCAGCCCAACTTCCCGTTGCGGGCTTTCGAGGACATCGCCGCGGACGCCGTGCGACTCATCAGACTGATCCAGCCGAAAGGCCCGTATATCCTCATGGGCTACTGCGTGCTGGGCGCGATGGCGCTGGAGGCGGCCCACCAGTTGCGACGCGAGGGCGAAACGGTGGAACTCGTCGTCCTCACCGATTCCTGGTGCCCGGGTTACCGGGAGACGATGTCCTGGCGCGATCGCCTGTTGCGCAAGTTCCAGGTGCGCATGGACGACATCCCGCGCGACTTCCGCCTCGCAAGACGCGGCGAGATGTCGATGATTGCGTTCCTCCAGCAATTCCGGACAGTTCGCTTGCTTCGCCTCACCCAGCTTGCGGTGAAGTTCGGCCTCCTGAAGAACGACAGCGCGAACAACATGATCGACGACAACCTCTGGTACGGCCGCAATATTGGCTATCTGCGCGAACAGCAGGTGCGGTATCGCCCGAAGCCCTATGACGGCAATGTCCAGATCTTCCGCAGCGGTCAGGTACTCAAGGGCCGCCTGTTCGCACACGACATGGGCTGGGGTGAGGTGGTCACCGGCAAGCTCGTCGTCACCGAGGTTCCCGGCATGCACAACCAGATGTTCCGCGCGGCCGGCGCTGCTGTCATGGGCAAACAACTGCTTGAACGTTTCGCCGAGACAGTGCGTGGCGAACAAGAAAGCGCCCTTGAGGGGCCATGA